The DNA segment AAACGCATTGAGCAGGTAATCGCTGGCCAGGAAAGGCTGCTGCCAGGTAGGTCCATTGGGATCAGAAGGCGATACTTTGCGCAGGATATAGGTCATGCCATCGAGTGTGTGCACACCGGGTTGCATCACCGGCAACTGCCAGATGGTTTCCTTGCTGTTCTTCCTGAATACCAGGTTGAGGTCTATCAGGCCATAAGTGGCATTGGAGATGACTTCAGATGCTTCGGCTTCTGCTTTCGCGTACTCACCCTTATAGAGGTACGCACGCGCCAGCAGGGCAGCAGCAGTGGCCTTGACAGGACGCAGGCGGTCGACGGTAGTGGGCTGCATGTTGGAGCCGAGGTAGTCTTTGCTCAGCAATGTTTTCGCTTCGAGGAGATCGGTGACGATCTGGTTGTAAATGGCGACAGTGTCGGCACGTCCCAGGTTCATCGTTTGCTGGTAATCGGTGGTCAACACCAATGGTACCCGACCATAAGTGTTTACGAGGTAGAAGTAACAATAAGCCCTTACAAACCTTGCTTCACCCAACAGGAATTGTTTTACGGGTGCGGAAACGCCTGTGGAAACACTGAGTTGTTCCATGGCATCATTCGCAGTATAGATGTAGTTGTACAATTTGCCCCACCAGATAGTAGGATCACTTCTGAGGGTATTGAAATAGATACGCTCGGTAGTAGCGTCTATCCAGGCTCCTACTTTCAGGTCATCGGCCGAAAGGGCCAGGATTATAGGAAAGCCGTTGGTCCCTTCTGATACCCAGGACATTTCTGCCAGCAGCCTGGTGAGCACAGAGGCAGCCGTTTTATCATTGGTATACACGTCTTCAATACCGATCTTTTCCGTAGGCGCCGAAGGCTCTACCAGTTTTTTGCAACTGCTGTGCGTGCTGAGCAGGATGGCCAGCAGCGCGCTTACGGTAATGGTTTTATATAGTCTTTTCATACTTGTTTGCTTAAATGGTTATTTTAATACCGGCGGTGATCACCCGCAGGGGCGGCAGGCTGACGGGCTGCTGGTTTTCAGGGTCGAGACCGAAGTAGTTGGTGATGGTGAACAGGTTTTGCGCCTGTATGTAGGCCCTGAGCGTTTGCACCCCGATCTTTTTGCCGATGAGCCTGGCAAAATCATAAGCGAGCTGCACGTTTTTGAGACGGATGAAAGAGGCGTCCATGTAGCCCCCATCACTATCTCTGAAAGAGGTATAATTGACGGCTGTAGCCCTGGTAGCATTGAAACGTGGGAAGGCAGCATTGTTGCCCGGCTTCTGCCAACGGTCCAATACTTCTACCGGCATATTGCCCATCGTGGGTGAACCTGATCCCGGATTGTACTGCGCATAGTATCCCTGCCCGATCTGTTTGGCAAACTGGAAGAGGAAATCCAGTTCAAATCCTTTATAGCTGAAGTTGTTCTGGAAACCTCCATAGTAAGCGGGCGTTTTATCTACCAATACCGTCATATCGGTGCCGTAAGTAAGGTAATTACTGCCCAGGCCGTCCACTATTTTCCCGGCTTTGTTCCTGTACTGATAAAGGCCGGTGGCGGTGTCCATTCCCACAAAGTCGTAGACTTTGGTAATGTTCAGCGACTTACCAATGACGAGCGTTTGGGCATAAGGTGTTTTTTCGATGCCGGGGAAGGCCACGAGTTCATTGCGTGACCAACTGATGTTGAAGTAGCTGCTCCATTTTACCTGGCCGAGCCTGATGTCATTGGTGTTGAGGGTAATTTCCCAACCCCTGTTCTCTATGAGGGCGGGCCAGTTGGCCGTGATGGTGGAGAAACCGGTGTGTGCGGGCATCCTGTAACCTACGAGCTGGTTATCGGACCGGTTTTGGTAATAACTTGCGGTGGTCATTATTTTGTCGTTCAGAAAACCCAGTTCTATGCCGGCTTCCAACTTCCTGTTCTCTTCCCAATGATAATCGGGGTTGAAGAGGTTGTTGGGCGCCAGGCCTCTCACGTTCTGGAATACAAGAGTGCTGGTAGTGGCAGAATAGGTGCGCATGAACTGGAAGTCCTCAATCTTGTCATTGCCCGTGGTACCATAGCTGGCCCGCAGCTTACCGAAGCTGAGGAAGGGCAGGTGATTGGCCACGAGGTTTTCCCGGGAGAATATCCACGCTGCTCCTACGGCGCCGAAATTACCGAAACGGTTATTGGGGCCAAACCTGTCGGACCCATCGCGGCGCATGGTAAGGTTGACCACATATTTTTCTGCAATGGTATAGTTCAACCTACCGAATAATGAGTTGTATTTATAACTCCTGGATTGATTGCCCATGGGAGTTACAGTGGCAGCAGAGCCAATGGTGCCCAACAGGGCATCACTTACAAAGCCGGTGGCATAGACCATTAAGCCGCTGGTAGTGTTTTGCTGGATGGTAGAACCTACGAGCACATTGAGCGTTCCTTTCCAAATATCCCTGGTGTAATTCAACTGAGGTTCTATGAGCCAGGTGGTATTGGTAAACGTAGTGAAGTCGGCCGAACCTGACTGAACACCCGAAGTAGGGCTGTAGGAAGAAATGGGCGTGGTAGAGGTTTCATTGACCAGCATCTGGGTAAAACCGAAAGTAGACCTGAATTCCAGTCCTTTCATGATCTGGTAGCTGGCCACCAGGTTACTGATGAAGTTGTTCGTTTTGCGTTTGAATTTTGCCCTGAACCTGGCCATCGGGTTTTGCCAGTTGTTGCCAGCCCAGTTGAGCGTACCATCCGGGTTGTAGATGGCGGGGCCAATGGGAGGAAGGTTGAGCGCATAGTCGGTCAGGTCGTTCCTGGGCAGGACGTTGTTGTCAACGGAATATCCACCTGTGAGGAATACCCGCAATTTTTGGTTATTGGAAATACCATTGACGTTGAAATGAAGTGAGCCCCGTTGATCGGCAGCATTATTACCGGAGAATACGGTTGTCTCCCGGTGATAGCTGCCTCCAATGAGGTATTGTGTATTGGCACTCCCCCCTGATATACTTAGCTGTGCGTCGGTATATTCAGCTTTGCCGCCCAGCAGTTCTTTTTGCCAGTCGGTATAGCGGGTTGTATCATAAGATTTCAGGTCTACAGCCGTGTACACAGTGGGGCTTCTCCAATCCACTTTGTCGTTCCTGAATGCTTCATAGCGCATATCGAGGTACTGGCGGGTGTTCAGCAGTTTCATAAAGTGACCAATGGAGCCTGCACCCTGGGTGAAATTGGCATTGACCTGGGCTTTACCGGCCTTCCCTTTTTTGGTGGTGATGAGCACTACGCCATTGGCGCCACGGGAACCATAGATGGCTGTTGCATCTGCATCTTTCAATACGTTGATGGATTCAATGTCCTGTGGATTCAGAAAGCCCAGGGGGCTTCCGCCGAGGGTGACATCATTCCTGGCGCCCTGCATACTATTCAGCATGGTGGAAGGGTAAGGAACGTCGTCTACGATGTAAAGGGGATCGGTGCCTGATTTGATACTGTTACGTCCCCGGAGCTGCACCGTAAAAGCGCTGCCCGGCATACCCGTATTTTGGGTGATGACCATACCAGGTATCCTTCCCTGTAAAGCTGCCAGCGGGTTGCTCACCGGTTGCCTTTCTATATCTACCGCTTTCACTGTAGCCACATTGCCGGCAGAGAGCCGTTGTTTTTCGGTATAATAACCTTTATTCACTACCACTGCATCCATAGAGGAGGCTGCCAGTTCCAGGCGGATGCTGAGCGTAGTTTCCTGCGTAATTTTTATTTGCTTGTCCTTATAACCTATATAAGAGATCACCAGCACCTGTCCGGGTTCTGCATTGATGGTAAAGCGGCCATTGGCATCGGTATAGGTACCTGCATCCATGCCTTTGATCTTTACAGAAGCGCCTACCAGTGGCGCATTGCCATCACCGGTAACAGCCCCTTTGATCTCCCGGAATGCTGCCCATCTTTGTTGTTGCCTATCATAACTGATTGCGGCCGGAGGATTGGGTAAGAGTGTAATGGTCTTTACAGATATCTCGTATTTCAGCGGCTGGTCTTTCAGTACCGAATCGAGGAAGGTTGCCAGGGGCATATGCTGTACCTGCAGGGTCACCGGCCTTGTTTGGTCGAGGGAACCTTTTTTAAAAAAGAAGGAATACCCTGTCTGTTTTTTCACCTCGGAAAGTACTTCTTTCAGGGGCATATTGTCTGCCTTCAGTGTCACACTCTGCGAGTAGCTTCCGGCCGAAGCGTGCAGGCAGGCTACCAGTAAAATAACAGCCGTTATTTTCATAGCTAACAATATATTTTTGCTATCCGTGCGGGAGACGTTGCCCCTGAATCGCACGATCATAAGCAGTTGTTCTGTACAGCCATACCGGTGAAGGCACACGGCAAGGCTGCGCAAAACAGGAATAAAAGTTAATTTCATAACTTTAGTAGTGTTTTGGGTTGCAATAATGATTTCTAACCAGGAAAATTTGTTGTAAAAAGCCCAGACACGCTGCCTTCCATGTTCGCACCATGGCAGGCACCGGTCGCCGAAGCTTTGGCTCAGGCGACTTTTTTTATGGGCTCTTCTTGAAAAATTAGCTGCTCATCTTTGTTCGTTTTAATAAGAAATTAAATGTCTACGATTATAGGATTGGGTATTTAGTGGTTAGGGTAATACTGTTAAGCGACGTCCTTCCAGTTTGAAATGCACGCCCAGGCGTTCCAGGCTATGCAGCACATCCGCCAGCTCATTCTGCCTGTTGATCTCTCCTTCAAAAGCGATGTCGGGGATGTCTTTTTCATAAACGATCTCAATGTCATACCACCTCGCCAGTTGCCGCATTACTTTCTCCAGGGTAGCATCCTGGAAATTGAATACGCCATTCTTCCAGGCGACTACTGCTTCGATATCGGTATTATTGATTATTGATAATTGATTATTACTTAATTGCGCCTGTTGTCCGGGTGAAAGCCGGCGAGTGGTGAGTGGCGAGTAGCGAGTGGGCTCAATCGCCGTTACATTCACACTGCCTTCGAGCAGGGTGGTCCTTACAGCTTCTTCATCTTCGTAGGCATTCACGTTGAAATGAGTGCCTAATACCTGTATTTCCATCCGGCCATTGGCCTTCACCTTAAACGGTATCTGCTCGTTTTTCGCCACTTCGAAGTAAGCTTCGCCCGTGATCTCCACGTTCCTTTCATTGCCAACAAAGGCAGTCGGATAACGCAGGGAGGAAGCAGCATTCAACCATACCTGGCTTCCATCGGGCAGGGTCACTTTGAACTGCCGTCCGCGTGCCGTACTAATGGTATTGTACACAACAGCCGTGGCAGTTGCACCGTCTGCCTGGTAAGTGAGTTGTCCATTATTCAATACTACTTTAGTTCCGTTCTGTGTAGTAAGCAGGCCATTGCCGAGGCTGTCCAACACTACCTTGCTGCCATCGGCCAGTGTGAGCGTAGCGCCATCATGGCCAGGCAGAATGACAGGCTGCACCGTAAGCGTTGAGGTATCAGTCGGGGATGGGACACGATATAGCACCACACCAATAAAAAAGATCCCTATCAGGAGCGCAGCAGCCGCTACGCGAAACCATAACCGCCGGGTAACAGGCTTGCGCCGGGAAGCCTGGATATGCTGCGCCAGCGCCGACTGCATGCGCTGATGAACAGCATTGATCTGTTCTTCAGCCGGGAAATGGGTGCTCTCTGATAGCTCCTTCAGATGCCAGCTTTCCACGAGGGCTTTTTCTTCCGCCGTGCAATTGCCTGAAAGGTATTTCTGGATAAGTTCTTCCGGGTTGTATTTTTTCATGTCCGCCGTATGAAAACCACAAGGTTTGTATAGTGTAGGTTGAAAAGACCGGAGGGCCCAGCCAGTATTAAAAAAAAGATAACAGCTATAATTTGATAAGTAAGATGAGCGAGAAAAGCATGCTGATGCGTGTTTTCAAAATACGCAAGGCGTTATGTACCTGGTTCTTAACTGTTTTTTCAGATAGGTGTAGGCGGGAGGCGATCTCTTTATGGGAAAGTTGTTCTTTGCGGCTCAGGGCAAAGATCTCCTGCATTTTGGCAGGCAGGGCAGCAATGCCTTTTTCAATAAGCTGCGCCAGTTCTCTTTCACGTAGATATTCATCGGGGCAGTAAGCGCCCTGATCAAGAAAATCCTGCAAGGATGCCTGGTGATCGGTGCGTACTTTCCGGCGGTCGAGGCGATCAAAGAAGCGATAGCGGACAGCCTGGTACAACCAGCCGGCGAGGGAATCTGTGAGCATCAGGGTAGTTCGTTTATCCCATAAATAGATAAACACTTCCTGTACAATATCCTCTGCTTCATTTTCCTCCCGGGTGATCCGGCAGGCGTATACATACAGCAATCCCTGGAAGCGCTTATAAATTTCATTAAAAGCCGCTTCATCATTGCTTTTCAGCAATTGCACCAGTTCCATATCACTTAGTTCCTCATACATACAGGGAGCCCGGGACAGACAAGCAGCCGCAGCATAAAACAATAAATCGTCAGGAAAGATTTAACAGAATGGTAGTTTGAACAGGCGGGTAAATTTAGTACACAAAAGCCAGATAATGCCAATTCAGGTACAAGCACTGTTTGAAAAGAACAGATAATATTATATTTTTATTTGAAAGCTAAAGGAGGGCATGCCATTATGAAAATTCAAACCAAAAGAATTTATGAGCCTGCTGCCAAGGCAGATGGCTACCGCATTTTGATTGACCGGTTATGGCCACGCGGGTTTACCAAAGAAGGAGCGCCGATGGATACATGGATGAAGGATATCGCCCCTTCCACCGAACTGCGCAAATGGTATAATCATGAACCCGCAAAGTGGGAGGCGTTTTGTAAAAAATATTATGCGGAGATCGAAGGATCGGATGCATTGCAAGAGCTGTTGTCGGATATCCGGAAACACAAAACCGTGACCTTCCTGACTGCCTCAAAGAATGAGGAGTATAATCATGCCATTGCCTTGCGGCAATTGGTGCAAAAGCATCTAAAATAAAGAATAGTATCCCCTGCACCTATTTAAAATGCAGGTGTCCGAAGTAGGCCGGCAGGTGAAAGTTGGGCGTTGCCGCCTCAATGGCCGACCAGGTTACAAAGTGAGGTTCCGGCAACAGATCGCCGCACTTATAAAAATTACCCCGGCATTGAAGACCCAGCAGGGTTAGTGAGGGATGATGAATGAAGGTGGTAAGCGGAATACAGATGGTCAGTTCCCATTGTATGCCCTTGCTGTTGGGCTGCCGGGCGATGAAGGCCCGGGTAACAATTTGCCGCACGATGGGCTCCGGCAATAAGTTGCGCTTTGTTTTTGAAGGGCCATAACCTGCCAGGGCCGTACCCACACAATTAAATTCAAAGTTGTAATAACCGGCTTCGTCAAAGCCGATAAAGAACTCCACACAGCTATCTTGCCATACGGGCGAATTGACAACACTGTTCACAGCCCGGATGACTTTTTCTGTTACAAAATATTTCAGGAAGAGGTGCGTGTCATTGTACCCTGCAGCAAACTGCACAGTAGGTTTATAGGGATAGGTCTTCCAGGGAACTTCTTCTATGGACTGCTTTGGTAAAGCATTCAGTACCTGCTCCTGTTCATAAGTACTCTGGGTATCCTTGATGGCAATGCGCGTAACAGTTAATTGTTTCATAACCGGTTAAAGTTACTCATAACCTCCACAGCCTGCGTGCAAGCGCCACAATTTTGCACAATCGGTTGCATGCCGCCGGGGGAAACAGCGACCAACCATCCCTAAACAATACGATTAAATGTAATACCACTGCGGCCTCTATAGCAGAAATTCCTGCAGTAACAAACTGATTTCCGCTTTGCGTAAATGAGCTCGCCCCCCTGCCCGCTACCTTCGCGCCTGTTTTCAAAAAGCACATCAAAACACTGATATGATACGACGCTCTCCAAAGCTCACCAGCTTCCGTACAACCCCTATTGCTACTGCACTGGCCATCTGCCTGTTCAGCACCAATACAGTAATGGCCAATCCAAGCCCTATCGCCATTGGAACCCTCACCGACTTTCAGACGAAAGGCGTTATTAAAGGAAAGGTTTCTACCAGTGATGGCCTGCCGGCAGAGTATTCCACCGTGCAGCTAGCAGGCGGCGCCAGCATCCGCGTAGACAAGAATGGCCTTTATACATTCGAGAACCTCGAAGCCGGCACTTATAAGCTCACCGTAACATTTGTAGGCCAGGAGCCACAGGAAAAAACGGTGACCCTTCAGCCCGGTGAAACAGCCATTGTTGATTTTACCCTGGCCAAAAGTGCAAAGGCCCTCAATGAAGTATTGATCGTAGGTGATAAGTATTCGATCTCTTCCCGGAAGAAAAGTAACAGTATCGCCCGCCTTCCGCTTGGCAACCTGGAAAACCCGCAGGTGTACAGCGTGGTGGACAAGGAACTGATCCGCGAGCAGGTAGCCCTCACCCTTGATGAAGCCTTCCGGAACGTACCGGGTGCTGCACCTGCCAAAACCGGCGCCGGCATTCCCGCCTTTTTCTCACGCGGCTTCACCACCAGTGATAACCTGCGCAATGGCATGGCCACTTTTATCCGCACTACTATTGACCTTGCTACCGTAGAACGTGTAGAGGCTATTAAAGGTCCTTCCGGCACACTCTTCGGCGCCTCCATGATCTCCTTTGGTGGCCTGGTGAATTATATTACCAAAAAGCCGTATGACCGACTGGGTGGTGAAGTATCCTATATGCAGGGCAGTTATGACCTGAGCCGCCTCACGGCTGATTTCAATACGCCTGTTAATGAAGACAAAAGCCTGCTTTTCCGTGTGAATATGGCTTACCAGAAGGAAAACAGTTTCCAGGACCAGGGACATGGCACTACTTTCATGATCGCTCCCAGCTTTTCCTATAAGGTAGATGACCGGCTGACCCTGCGCCTCGATGCAGATATGCAGAATTTCCGGGGTACTTCCAGCTCTGCCTGGATCGTTGGTAATAATGTAAACGTGAAATCCTACGATCAGTTGAAATTAGGTTATAAACGTTCCCTGATAGACAATTCATTTACCGGCCGTCAGGCATCCAACAATATTTTTGCCCAGGCAGAATACAAGATATCCGATAGCTGGACCTCAACCACGAATTATGCGTGGGGCACCGGTGAATACAATGACCTTTATTATTTCAACCTTACCTGGCTCACCGATACGACGGTGGCAAGAGGCATAGGCGTTCACTCTCCGGATAAGCTGGGGCGTAAGCAGGTACAGCAAAATTTTACCGGCGATTTCAAGATCGGAAATATGCGTAACCGCCTGGTAGTGGGACTTGATTACCTGGGCCAGTACCGCAACCTCAAGTATTATTTCTTAAACCTGGATACGGTGAATACCGTAACGCCCCCGGTTAAAGACATACGGGTACAACAGGTAGATGACCGGCTGGCAGCCACCAATGCGCCCCTGAGCCTGAACAAGCAGTATGTATACGGCGCTTATTTTTCCGATGTGCTGAATATTACCGATTACCTGCTGGTAATGGCCAGCCTGCGGGTAGACCGTTTCGTGAACAAGGGAAATACAAACAACCTTACACAGGTGGTGAGCGGCGCTTATGAGCAAACCGCTTTCTCGCCCAAGTTTGGTATCGTGTACCAGCCTGTCAAAAACCAGGTGGCCATATTTGCCAACTATATGAATGGGTTTAAGAATGTGGCCAATGGCCCTCAACCGCCTACCGGTGAAGTATCTGAGTTCAAGCCACAGGAGGCCAATCAACTGGAAGGTGGTGTAAAACTGGACCTGCTGCGTGGTAAATTGAATGCCACGATCAGCTATTATGATATCCAGGTGACCAACAGTATACGCCCCGACCTTACCAATCCGGCCTATTCTGTACAGGATGGCACCCAGGAAAGCAAAGGTGTGGAAGTGGAAGTGCTTGGTAATCCTTTCCCCGGTTTCAACTTTGTATCTAATTATGGATACAATGAAAACAAGTTCAAAAAAGCGGCCGCCAGCATTGTAGGGAAGAGTGCTGCCGGAACGCCCAGGCATGTAGGGAATATCTGGGTCAGCTACAGCATCCTTAAAGGCAATGTGAAAGGATTGGGTTTCGGCGCCGGCGCCATGTATGTGTCAGACGCTTACTACAGCACGGCCAACACTTTTATATTGCCGTCTTACACCGTAATAGATGCCACTATTTTCTACAATAAACCCAAATACCGCCTCAGTATTAAGGCCAATAACCTGACTGATGAAAAGTACTGGGTAAGTGATGGCTTTTATGCACGGCCGCAGAAATCAGCCAACTTCCTGGTGAGTATAGCTTACAAGTTTTAATACAGATACACCGTCCAACAGGGCCCTTCGGAATGATCCGAAGGGCTTTTTCTTTTTCCAGACATCCCGCCTGCAAACCGGATTGCACCCGCTGTCACAGGAAAGAATACTGCTTTGTCTTATGTATAAAATACCATACAATGGATAACAGGAAAATGAAAAGAAGCAGGATGATCTACCGGATCTCTACCGGCATTATCACTATTGTAATGACCTTCAGCATTATCAGTTTTACATTCTTTGACGACTATGTTTACCCGGAAGGGGCCTTCAGTCATTTGCATTTGCCACCCTGGTTCAAAGCTGAGCTTACCATTGCCAAAGTGCTGGGCTTACTCGCTTTGCTGCTGCCGGGCGTGCCGCATAAACTAAAGGAGTTTGCTTATTGGGGATTTGGCCTCACGCTGGTATCTGCCATTATTGCGCATTCCTCCGTTGGAGATGGAATACTGTACATTATTGATCCCTTGTTGTTTTTTGTGACCCTGATAGTGTCCTACCTCTATTACAACAGGATCAGGAACTATGAGCAACCGGCGTCACCGTCTATAGAAGCCCTGGTATCCTGATATGGCCTGTCTACCGTTGGCTAACTGGCAATGACCGGCTGCTGGAAAAAAGACATGTCACCACATAGACAACGATATTTTGTGCTATAAATGCTTAGCACATGAAAAAGACCCGGCTGCTTACAGGATATCTTGTTCTTTCGGTAGTGCTTGTTCATCCGGTGCTGGCCCAAACTACAGCCATACCTGTAAAAGAAATAAGGGCGGGAGCTAACGGTGGAGAACCCCGGTTTGTGGCCGTACTTAACAACATCCTATATTTTTCGGCCAGCACCAGCGCCAATGGCAGGGAGTTGTGGAGAAGTGATGGCACCGATGCAGGCACCTACCTCCTGAAAGATATACGACCCGGCAGCGGTGATTCCGATCCTACCAACCTCACCGTATCAAATGGCATCCTGTTCTTTGGCGCCAATAACGGTATCAATGGATGGGAGCTCTGGAAAAGTGATGGTACCGAAGCCGGCACCGTAATGGTGAAGGATATTTATGCCGGCTTTACGTCGTCCAATGCCGACCTGTTTACAGATGTAAATGGTACACTCTTTTTCTCAGCGGCCACCAATGCCACCGGACAGGAGCTTTGGAAAAGCGATGGCACCGAAGCCGGTACAGTGTTGGTAAAAGATGTGGTGGCCGGCAGTTTCTCCGGTAACCCTTCCTGGCTCACCCATGTAAATGGTACTTTATTCTTTGCAGGCTATAATAGCTTCAATGGTTACGCATTGTGGAAGAGCAACGGTACCGAAGCTGGAACAGTACAGATAAAAGATGTTCCATTTGCGTTAAACCCGCATGATATGGCTGCGCTGGGTTCTACCTTATACTTCACCGGTAATGGTGGAGCCGATGGACCTGTATTTTGGCAAAGCGATGGTACCGAGACAGGCACCGTGATCGTTATTGATGTTACACCAGGTACCAGTGGCGGACCCAAGTTCACCACCAACATCAATAACACGCTTTACTTTGCAGCCACTAATGGCAGTTCCGGCGATGAGTTGTGGAAAAGTGATGGCACCGCAGCCGGCACCGTAATGGTGAAAGAGATCTACCCGGGCTCCGCAGGTTCAACACCACAGGAATTCAAATTCATCAATGGCGCCTGTTACTTCCAGGCCAATGATAATACTGCAGGAGTGGAGCTTTGGAAAACAGATGGCACGGCAGCAGGCACCGTACTGGTGCTCGACCTGGAGCCGGGTGTAAGCTCCAGTATCCCCACGAACATTACCGGGCTTAACGGCGATATTTACTTTGTAGCTTCTACAGGAACTTCAGGCCGGGAACTGTTCAAGCTGGTGAGCACCACATTACCCGTTACCTGGGTAAGCTTTATCAGCGCCTGGTTGCCCGATAATACGGTAAAACTCCAATGGCAGGTAACCAACGAAAGAGATAACAGCCATTATGAGCTACAGCATTCCACCAATGGGATTAGTTTCACCGCACTGGGGACAATACCGGCCAACACAATAGCAGCAGGTACTAATACCTATTCCTATATCCATCAGTCACCCACCCATACTACCAATTACTATCGCCTGAAGCAGGTAGATAAAGACGGGCGGTACGACTATAGCAAAATAGTAATTGCCACCACAAAAGGACAAGGCCCACCATCCTTCACTGTTTCACCCAATCCTGCTACCGGGTCAACCGTCACGCTGAGGAGTAGCCTGTTACTGGAGCAGCCCCACCTCATTACCATCACCGGAGAAGATGGGAAGCTGGTCAATAAGATACAGGTGCCGCAACAACCGGCCCCTCAATACCAGTTGCCGTTATACCACCTCTCCAATGGTATTTATTTCCTGCGAATAGAAGGCAATGGATATACCGATATCCGGAAGATATTGGTACAGCATTGAAAGACCATGCACAGATAGACGCCACTTCAGGGAGATGCAGCGCCGTACCATAATAAAAAATCCCGCTCCTTTTCGGAGCGGGATCTGTTGTAATAAGCAATTAATGTTGTTATCACATGGCGGCAAGCTGAACCTTTTGCTGCAGTTCCATGACACTTTCCCGGAAAGTACTATCGGTATCCATCAAGTCCTTTACGGTTTGGCAGGAGTGAATAACGGTCGTATGATCACGTCCGCCAAAATGTTCTCCAATCGTTTTCAGTGAATTTTTGGTAAATGCTTTGGCAAGGTACATAGTGATCTGCCTGGCCTGCACTATTTCCCGCTTGCGGGTTTTCTGCAATAATTTGTCGTAGGATACATCGAAGTATTCACAGACCATTTTCTGTATGGTTTCGATGGTAATTTCTTTACTACT comes from the Paraflavitalea devenefica genome and includes:
- a CDS encoding RagB/SusD family nutrient uptake outer membrane protein; the encoded protein is MKRLYKTITVSALLAILLSTHSSCKKLVEPSAPTEKIGIEDVYTNDKTAASVLTRLLAEMSWVSEGTNGFPIILALSADDLKVGAWIDATTERIYFNTLRSDPTIWWGKLYNYIYTANDAMEQLSVSTGVSAPVKQFLLGEARFVRAYCYFYLVNTYGRVPLVLTTDYQQTMNLGRADTVAIYNQIVTDLLEAKTLLSKDYLGSNMQPTTVDRLRPVKATAAALLARAYLYKGEYAKAEAEASEVISNATYGLIDLNLVFRKNSKETIWQLPVMQPGVHTLDGMTYILRKVSPSDPNGPTWQQPFLASDYLLNAFETGDLRKTKWIGDSSGYRFINKYKEWDATRPIVEATMMMRLSEQYLIRAEARIQQDKMADGIADLNTVRLRARGANPGDLPDLSTALSKTDALAAVEHERQVELFTEWGHRWFDLKRTKRLDAVMSVAMPAKNNNTAQWESFRTLFAIPAGEILNSPGLVGQQNQGY
- a CDS encoding SusC/RagA family TonB-linked outer membrane protein yields the protein MKLTFIPVLRSLAVCLHRYGCTEQLLMIVRFRGNVSRTDSKNILLAMKITAVILLVACLHASAGSYSQSVTLKADNMPLKEVLSEVKKQTGYSFFFKKGSLDQTRPVTLQVQHMPLATFLDSVLKDQPLKYEISVKTITLLPNPPAAISYDRQQQRWAAFREIKGAVTGDGNAPLVGASVKIKGMDAGTYTDANGRFTINAEPGQVLVISYIGYKDKQIKITQETTLSIRLELAASSMDAVVVNKGYYTEKQRLSAGNVATVKAVDIERQPVSNPLAALQGRIPGMVITQNTGMPGSAFTVQLRGRNSIKSGTDPLYIVDDVPYPSTMLNSMQGARNDVTLGGSPLGFLNPQDIESINVLKDADATAIYGSRGANGVVLITTKKGKAGKAQVNANFTQGAGSIGHFMKLLNTRQYLDMRYEAFRNDKVDWRSPTVYTAVDLKSYDTTRYTDWQKELLGGKAEYTDAQLSISGGSANTQYLIGGSYHRETTVFSGNNAADQRGSLHFNVNGISNNQKLRVFLTGGYSVDNNVLPRNDLTDYALNLPPIGPAIYNPDGTLNWAGNNWQNPMARFRAKFKRKTNNFISNLVASYQIMKGLEFRSTFGFTQMLVNETSTTPISSYSPTSGVQSGSADFTTFTNTTWLIEPQLNYTRDIWKGTLNVLVGSTIQQNTTSGLMVYATGFVSDALLGTIGSAATVTPMGNQSRSYKYNSLFGRLNYTIAEKYVVNLTMRRDGSDRFGPNNRFGNFGAVGAAWIFSRENLVANHLPFLSFGKLRASYGTTGNDKIEDFQFMRTYSATTSTLVFQNVRGLAPNNLFNPDYHWEENRKLEAGIELGFLNDKIMTTASYYQNRSDNQLVGYRMPAHTGFSTITANWPALIENRGWEITLNTNDIRLGQVKWSSYFNISWSRNELVAFPGIEKTPYAQTLVIGKSLNITKVYDFVGMDTATGLYQYRNKAGKIVDGLGSNYLTYGTDMTVLVDKTPAYYGGFQNNFSYKGFELDFLFQFAKQIGQGYYAQYNPGSGSPTMGNMPVEVLDRWQKPGNNAAFPRFNATRATAVNYTSFRDSDGGYMDASFIRLKNVQLAYDFARLIGKKIGVQTLRAYIQAQNLFTITNYFGLDPENQQPVSLPPLRVITAGIKITI
- a CDS encoding FecR family protein, whose product is MKKYNPEELIQKYLSGNCTAEEKALVESWHLKELSESTHFPAEEQINAVHQRMQSALAQHIQASRRKPVTRRLWFRVAAAALLIGIFFIGVVLYRVPSPTDTSTLTVQPVILPGHDGATLTLADGSKVVLDSLGNGLLTTQNGTKVVLNNGQLTYQADGATATAVVYNTISTARGRQFKVTLPDGSQVWLNAASSLRYPTAFVGNERNVEITGEAYFEVAKNEQIPFKVKANGRMEIQVLGTHFNVNAYEDEEAVRTTLLEGSVNVTAIEPTRYSPLTTRRLSPGQQAQLSNNQLSIINNTDIEAVVAWKNGVFNFQDATLEKVMRQLARWYDIEIVYEKDIPDIAFEGEINRQNELADVLHSLERLGVHFKLEGRRLTVLP
- a CDS encoding RNA polymerase sigma-70 factor; this translates as MELVQLLKSNDEAAFNEIYKRFQGLLYVYACRITREENEAEDIVQEVFIYLWDKRTTLMLTDSLAGWLYQAVRYRFFDRLDRRKVRTDHQASLQDFLDQGAYCPDEYLRERELAQLIEKGIAALPAKMQEIFALSRKEQLSHKEIASRLHLSEKTVKNQVHNALRILKTRISMLFSLILLIKL
- a CDS encoding DUF488 domain-containing protein, with the protein product MKIQTKRIYEPAAKADGYRILIDRLWPRGFTKEGAPMDTWMKDIAPSTELRKWYNHEPAKWEAFCKKYYAEIEGSDALQELLSDIRKHKTVTFLTASKNEEYNHAIALRQLVQKHLK
- a CDS encoding carbohydrate-binding family 9-like protein, producing MKQLTVTRIAIKDTQSTYEQEQVLNALPKQSIEEVPWKTYPYKPTVQFAAGYNDTHLFLKYFVTEKVIRAVNSVVNSPVWQDSCVEFFIGFDEAGYYNFEFNCVGTALAGYGPSKTKRNLLPEPIVRQIVTRAFIARQPNSKGIQWELTICIPLTTFIHHPSLTLLGLQCRGNFYKCGDLLPEPHFVTWSAIEAATPNFHLPAYFGHLHFK